The Lycium barbarum isolate Lr01 chromosome 10, ASM1917538v2, whole genome shotgun sequence genome includes a region encoding these proteins:
- the LOC132616096 gene encoding WAT1-related protein At3g30340-like isoform X2 encodes MACGVVNALFKKVLSKGMNKLVISTYRFSIAAMILTPIACFLERNSISNLTGRVVCSLFFSALLGGTLTQYFFLIGLKYTSTTFSCAFINVVPINTFIMAFLLGQENINMKCKSGRAKALGTLCCLGGALILTLYKGMPLINKSAPEVEMNHNTKSWIIGSSFLFAGSLVWSSWFLIQARIGKDYPYQYSSTAIMSFFGAIQSAILSLVIDRNTSTWFMKGTLEISTVIYAGVVGSGLCYVVMSWCVKQKGAVFTSAFSPFIQIFAAVIDISILHEQIHLGSILGSILVIVGLYILLWSKSKEAENLKNSPTTEKNVQAKLPVTSSPSHT; translated from the exons ATGGCATGTGGGG TTGTAAATGCTCTATTTAAAAAAGTCCTCAGTAAAGGAATGAATAAATTGGTGATAAGTACATACAGGTTTTCAATTGCCGCAATGATCTTAACCCCCATCGCGTGTTTCCTAGAAAG GAATTCTATATCGAATTTGACAGGTCGCGTCGTCTGTTCTCTGTTTTTCAGTGCACTTTTGGG GGGTACGCTCACTCAATATTTCTTCCTAATTGGGCTAAAGTACACCTCAACAACATTTAGTTGCGCATTCATCAATGTGGTGCCCATCAACACATTCATTATGGCATTTCTACTCGG GCAAGAGAACATAAATATGAAATGCAAAAGTGGGAGAGCTAAGGCATTAGGCACGTTATGTTGTCTTGGTGGAGCCTTAATACTTACTCTATACAAAGGAATGCCATTGATAAACAAATCAGCACCAGAAGTTGAAATGAACCACAACACAAAGAGTTGGATTATTGGTTCCTCTTTTTTATTCGCGGGGAGCCTCGTTTGGTCTTCGTGGTTCCTCATACAAGCTAGGATTGGGAAGGACTATCCTTATCAGTATTCTAGCACAGCAATAATGTCATTTTTTGGAGCCATTCAATCTGCAATCTTGAGTTTGGTCATTGACAGAAACACTTCCACATGGTTTATGAAAGGAACTTTAGAGATCTCAACTGTCATATATGCT GGAGTTGTGGGATCAGGTTTATGCTATGTGGTCATGTCATGGTGTGTAAAGCAAAAGGGTGCAGTCTTCACCTCTGCATTTAGTCCCTTCATTCAAATTTTTGCTGCTGTGATTGACATCTCCATACTTCATGAACAAATTCACCTTGGAAG CATTTTGGGgtccattttggttattgttgGCTTGTATATTCTTCTATGGAGTAAAAGCAAAGAAGCAGAGAACTTGAAGAATTCTCCAACAACAGAAAAGAATGTACAGGCTAAATTACCAGTTACTTCTAGTCCATCTCATACTTAG
- the LOC132616096 gene encoding WAT1-related protein At3g30340-like isoform X1, translating to MSFFEKWKASAAMIFVEFALAVVNALFKKVLSKGMNKLVISTYRFSIAAMILTPIACFLERNSISNLTGRVVCSLFFSALLGGTLTQYFFLIGLKYTSTTFSCAFINVVPINTFIMAFLLGQENINMKCKSGRAKALGTLCCLGGALILTLYKGMPLINKSAPEVEMNHNTKSWIIGSSFLFAGSLVWSSWFLIQARIGKDYPYQYSSTAIMSFFGAIQSAILSLVIDRNTSTWFMKGTLEISTVIYAGVVGSGLCYVVMSWCVKQKGAVFTSAFSPFIQIFAAVIDISILHEQIHLGSILGSILVIVGLYILLWSKSKEAENLKNSPTTEKNVQAKLPVTSSPSHT from the exons ATGAGTTTCTTTGAGAAATGGAAGGCATCAGCTGCAATGATTTTTGTTGAATTTGCTCTGGCAGTTGTAAATGCTCTATTTAAAAAAGTCCTCAGTAAAGGAATGAATAAATTGGTGATAAGTACATACAGGTTTTCAATTGCCGCAATGATCTTAACCCCCATCGCGTGTTTCCTAGAAAG GAATTCTATATCGAATTTGACAGGTCGCGTCGTCTGTTCTCTGTTTTTCAGTGCACTTTTGGG GGGTACGCTCACTCAATATTTCTTCCTAATTGGGCTAAAGTACACCTCAACAACATTTAGTTGCGCATTCATCAATGTGGTGCCCATCAACACATTCATTATGGCATTTCTACTCGG GCAAGAGAACATAAATATGAAATGCAAAAGTGGGAGAGCTAAGGCATTAGGCACGTTATGTTGTCTTGGTGGAGCCTTAATACTTACTCTATACAAAGGAATGCCATTGATAAACAAATCAGCACCAGAAGTTGAAATGAACCACAACACAAAGAGTTGGATTATTGGTTCCTCTTTTTTATTCGCGGGGAGCCTCGTTTGGTCTTCGTGGTTCCTCATACAAGCTAGGATTGGGAAGGACTATCCTTATCAGTATTCTAGCACAGCAATAATGTCATTTTTTGGAGCCATTCAATCTGCAATCTTGAGTTTGGTCATTGACAGAAACACTTCCACATGGTTTATGAAAGGAACTTTAGAGATCTCAACTGTCATATATGCT GGAGTTGTGGGATCAGGTTTATGCTATGTGGTCATGTCATGGTGTGTAAAGCAAAAGGGTGCAGTCTTCACCTCTGCATTTAGTCCCTTCATTCAAATTTTTGCTGCTGTGATTGACATCTCCATACTTCATGAACAAATTCACCTTGGAAG CATTTTGGGgtccattttggttattgttgGCTTGTATATTCTTCTATGGAGTAAAAGCAAAGAAGCAGAGAACTTGAAGAATTCTCCAACAACAGAAAAGAATGTACAGGCTAAATTACCAGTTACTTCTAGTCCATCTCATACTTAG